Proteins from a genomic interval of Nematostella vectensis chromosome 5, jaNemVect1.1, whole genome shotgun sequence:
- the LOC5518167 gene encoding acetylcholine receptor subunit alpha-1-B: MKGTKEKFSVAILLVLSLSGIARAELSASTERSSEDHQLRLIRDITKEYELNKEILPIKNHSQPIKVIFDIAFAQLVELDSKNQIMTSYIWVRQFWSNTRLRWDPSKYGGQTSVNLSPHLIWLPDIVLYNNINSNTIGEMFKFDTKVVLHNTGAIEWYAPTLVKSICKIDITYFPFDKQNCSLVFGSWTYTSEFLSLDIKQKEPDLSKYTPNGQWEMMHVEVRRNVVKYSCCYWPYIDVTYTVHIRRRPLFFVLNLILPCILLATLSVFSFSLPPGSGERIALVITLLLGLTVYMLIFTENIPKTSEVTPLINKFFNVVLFEVAVCLLATSITLQFYHYHDPGQDLPKWVKFVIFECLGKMMRMKIRKFTIYDSTEENGRPVQEDADPASSPILPKMNHNKCKLCNIAPLSTYRIALPKDPSSEKLEDIQQKLTDLHKKMTSKTSKRQKKEAWHFAALVLDRFFCYIAGTSFFISLLSFYLMIPST; encoded by the exons ATGAAGGGCACAAAGGAAAAGTTCTCGGTGGCGATTTTGCTGGTATTATCGCTATCAGGAATAGCGAGGGCAG AGCTGTCTGCGAGTACCGAGCGGTCATCGGAAGATCACCAGTTGAGGCTCATCCGGGACATCACAAAAGAATACGAGCTGAACAAAGAGATTCTTCCCATTAAAAACCACAGCCAACCCATCAAGGTTATCTTTGATATCGCCTTTGCTCAGCTTGTCGAACTG GACAGCAAAAACCAGATTATGACCAGTTACATATGGGTACGACAG TTCTGGTCAAATACTCGCCTACGATGGGACCCGTCGAAGTACGGAGGTCAGACAAGTGTAAACCTTTCCCCCCACCTCATCTGGCTACCGGATATCGTCCTCTACAACAA CATAAACTCAAACACTATTGGCGAGATGTTCAAGTTCGACACCAAGGTTGTTCTTCATAATACGGGAGCCATTGAATGGTACGCTCCGACATTGGTCAAATCAATCTGCAAAATTGACATCACCTACTTCCCTTTCGACAAACAG AATTGTAGCTTGGTGTTTGGTTCCTGGACATACACAAGCGAGTTCCTGTCCCTAGACATCAAGCAGAAAGAGCCAGACCTGTCCAAGTACACTCCTAACGGACAGTGGGAGATGATGCACGTGGAGGTGAGGAGGAACGTGGTGAAGTACTCGTGCTGTTACTGGCCATACATTGACGTCACCTACACGGTCCATATTAGGCGGAG gCCGCTGTTCTTCGTGTTGAACCTCATACTACCCTGCATTTTGCTCGCCACTCTCTCCGTGTTCTCATTCTCCCTACCTCCTGGGTCCGGTGAACGCATCGCTCTCGTCATCACCCTTCTCCTCGGTCTCACCGTCTACATGCTCATCTTCACAGAGAACATACCCAAGACATCTGAAGTCACGCCACTTATCAATAAATTCTTCAACGTGGTTCTTTTCGAGGTTGCTGTATGCCTACTTGCTACTTCAATAACATTACAGTTTTACCACTATCATGACCCGGGGCAGGACTTGCCAAAGTGGGTCAAGTTTGTGATTTTTGAATGCTTGGGGAAGATGATGCGGATGAAGATACGTAAGTTTACCATATATGACTCGACGGAGGAGAACGGGAGGCCCGTGCAAGAGGATGCTGACCCCGCTAGTAGCCCTATACTGCCGAAAATGAACCACAACAAGTGCAAACTTTGTAACATTGCTCCTTTATCCACCTATAGAATCGCATTACCCAAAGACCCGTCTAGCGAGAAGCTGGAAGACATACAGCAGAAGTTAACAGATCTTCATAAGAAAATGACGTCGAAGACTTCGAAGAGGCAAAAGAAGGAGGCGTGGCATTTCGCGGCTCTCGTATTGGACAGGTTCTTCTGTTACATCGCGGGGACCAGCTTCTTCATCTCGTTATTATCTTTTTATCTCATGATTCCAAGTACATGA
- the LOC125563152 gene encoding uncharacterized protein LOC125563152: MPKGSKHGYKQSVVQTNTRKRKSTFKGTKKQDKKAQDQPEIRQVTEIAFVGDDDVVSEQVPPPQPSASAQKLHDVLEDLSSDDSLNAFEAEGESATGYRFVSMQSLLNFAKRLHANTTCDAGKFELKEMTTSRHGMCSSLFVHCHDCDMKEFLATGEHIGDATAPRTNNAKDINRRIVYASSEMGIGMEGVAKLCELLNMPFTMAINTWYKHQKLLHNVTREVAAEVLEANCKEAREAAMQELGSLESESMNVGIPVSFDGTWSKRGFTANHAVGFVISSTTGKVLDFEVLSKTCHACDIKKNTLPSDEFEVWVEAHECLGSFDGSSPSMEKECAKRLWGRSLSFDLMYKYMICDGDSKSYDSIWDQYGVCDTCNKFESMSRASTEYKEWLKSEDYVEWESSHLDGSADCNRVVKLDCIGHVQKRMGKALYHFQTSSNKLEDGKPVKGRSGRLTKNAIEKLKKYYGKAIRDNVNKNANTPIERDAAIAQMQNAIKASWYHCSKIPDKERHQFCPANSWCKYKKGLPCEDKDYHLDPVFIKCLEPIYTRLTDPALLARCLPGYTQNANESLNALVWARCPKHKWHGRERVEMAVGSAAIHFSLGATGKHEIMRRAGIEVGSDTEKESKRRDRERVEKAEKRASDQHRKYRQARSLARKRDEELRLEREGTTYEAGGFNELGHNLGPSTSHRRKKRAKKH; the protein is encoded by the exons ATGCCAAAGGGCTCAAAACACGGCTACAAACAATCTGTAGTCCAGACTAACACAAGAAAGAGGAAATCTACGTTCAAAGGAACTAAGAAACAAGACAAGAAAGCTCAGGATCAACCAGAAATACGGCAGGTTACTGAGATCGCGTTCGTCGGTGACGACGATGTTGTGAGCGAGCAAGTTCCTCCTCCTCAGCCAAGTGCTTCGGCTCAGAAGCTTCATGATGTTCTTGAAGATTTATCTTCTGATGATAGCTTAAATGCTTTTGAAGCTGAGGGTGAATCAGCCACTGGATATCGCTTTGTTTCGATGCAGAGTCTTCTCAACTTTGCCAAGCGATTACATGCTAACACCACGTGCGATGCTG gtaaatttgaactaaaagaGATGACCACTAGTAGGCATGGAATGTGCAGCAGTTTGTTTGTTCATTGCCATGATTGTGACATGAAGGAGTTCTTGGCTACCGGAGAGCACATTGGTGACGCGACTGCTCCGAGGACAAACAACGCCAAAGACATCAACAGGCGGATTGTGTACGCTTCCTCCGAAATGGGCATTGGTATGGAAGGGGTAGCAAAATTATGTGAGCTTTTAAACATGCCCTTCACAATGGCCATAAACACATGGTATAAACACCAAAAACTTTTACACAATGTGACAAGGGAAGTTGCAGCTGAGGTGCTTGAAGCCAACTGTAAAGAGGCTAGAGAAGCAGCCATGCAAGAACTAGGCTCACTTGAAAGTGAATCAATGAATGTGGGCATTCCTGTAAGCTTTGATGGCACATGGTCAAAGCGGGGATTCACAGCAAACCATGCAGTCGGGTTTGTGATCTCCTCTACAACAGGCAAAGTCCTGGACTTTGAAGTATTATCCAAGACTTGCCATGCTTGTGACATAAAAAAGAACACACTTCCAAGTGATGAGTTTGAGGTCTGGGTAGAGGCACATGAGTGTCTTGGAAGCTTTGATGGGTCTAGCCCTAGTATGGAAAAGGAATGTGCAAAGAGGTTGTGGGGGAGGAGTCTTTCCTTCGATCTCATGTACAAGTACATGATTTGCGACGGGGACTCTAAGTCCTACGACTCTATTTGGGACCAGTACGGTGTGTGTGACACATGCAACAAGTTTGAGTCAATGTCCAGAGCAAGCACAGAGTACAAGGAGTGGCTCAAGTCTGAGGACTATGTGGAATGGGAGTCAAGTCACCTTGATGGAAGTGCTGACTGCAACAGAGTGGTCAAGCTGGACTGCATAGGCCATGTCCAGAAACGGATGGGCAAGGCCTTGTATCACTTCCAGACTTCTTCAAACAAATTAGAAGATGGCAAACCTGTGAAAGGGAGATCTGGCAGACTGACCAAGAATGCtattgaaaaattaaaaaaatactatggAAAAGCTATCAGGGACAATGTAAATAAGAATGCAAATACGCCGATAGAGAGAGACGCAGCCATTGCTCAGATGCAAAATGCAATCAAAGCATCCTGGTATCACTGCAGCAAAATCCCTGACAAGGAGAGACACCAGTTCTGCCCAGCCAACTCTTGGTGCAAATATAAGAAAGGTCTTCCTTGTGAAGACAAGGACTACCACCTGGACCCGGTGTTCATCAAGTGCCTGGAGCCCATCTATACTCGGCTAACAGATCCTGCTCTGTTGGCGAGGTGTCTCCCTGGCTACACCCAGAATGCCAATGAATCTTTAAATGCTTTGGTGTGGGCCAGGTGCCCAAAGCATAAATGGCATGGTAGGGAGAGAGTGGAGATGGCTGTTGGGTCTGCGGCTATCCACTTCAGTCTGGGTGCTACCGGGAAGCATGAAATCATGAGAAGGGCGGGGATTGAAGTGGGTAGTGATACAGAGAAAGAGAGTAAGAGAAGAGATAGGGAGAGAGTAGAAAAGGCAGAGAAGAGGGCTAGTGACCAGCATAGGAAGTACAGACAGGCAAGGAGTTTGGCAAGGAAGAGGGACGAAGAGCTTAGGTTAGAACGGGAAGGCACAACATATGAGGCAGGAGGCTTTAATGAGCTAGGACATAACTTAGGACCCTCAACTAGCCATAGGAGGAAGAAAAGGGCAAAGAAACATTAA
- the LOC5518168 gene encoding histamine H2 receptor, which yields MVLGMELHDAIPLGILGFIITLESIVVCYMVYRYRILRTFTNGFVVSLALSDILFGAVLLPVNINDQTSIYVGYLMSIILMANVTNMFAVTLDRYLAVMKPLIYHVKMSKFFYKILAFAWIVPIGVSLIPLAYGTNVDTLAHQIFLFGILIVGILIPYVLILAAYIMIFKEVSRQVKNLAKMCTYQNNHEALKEGKRVSGEAKMARVFAIIAGIFVLTWLPVVYMTTVQAIKRVDLAPPALVTVSWYTLCLGALTNAPIYGLMKADFRKVFQRMIKLRKSRFNCAETSSSLVPPATPAVNRNNNGGLP from the coding sequence ATGGTTTTGGGAATGGAACTTCATGATGCCATCCCTCTTGGAATTCTCGGATTTATTATCACACTTGAGAGCATTGTAGTTTGTTATATGGTCTACAGATACCGTATTCTCAGAACTTTTACGAATGGTTTCGTGGTGTCGCTCGCGCTAAGTGATATTCTCTTTGGCGCGGTTTTACTACCTGTGAATATAAACGATCAGACGTCCATATACGTGGGATACCTTATGTCAATTATACTAATGGCGAATGTGACAAATATGTTTGCTGTAACTTTAGATAGATACCTTGCTGTGATGAAACCTCTAATCTACCACGTCAAAATGTCTAAATTCTTCTACAAGATTTTAGCCTTTGCCTGGATCGTCCCAATCGGTGTATCTTTGATCCCCCTTGCTTATGGGACTAATGTTGACACGTTAGCGCATCAGATATTCTTGTTTGGGATCCTGATAGTGGGAATACTGATCCCGTATGTTCTGATACTAGCGGCCTATATCATGATTTTTAAGGAAGTCTCCCGGCAAGTGAAAAACCTAGCCAAGATGTGCACTTATCAGAATAATCATGAAGCCTTGAAAGAAGGAAAGAGGGTGTCCGGAGAAGCGAAAATGGCGCGCGTCTTCGCTATCATTGCGGGTATATTTGTATTGACTTGGCTACCTGTTGTTTATATGACCACCGTGCAGGCGATTAAAAGGGTAGACCTAGCTCCACCAGCTTTGGTAACTGTATCCTGGTATACTCTATGCCTTGGGGCCCTAACAAATGCTCCAATATACGGACTCATGAAAGCAGACTTCAGAAAAGTGTTTCAACGCATGATTAAATTGAGAAAATCGCGTTTCAATTGCGCGGAGACTTCAAGCTCGCTTGTCCCACCAGCTACTCCGGCGGTAAATCGCAACAACAATGGGGGGTTACCGTAA